TAAAGCTTATGTCAAGAACGTGGTGAATCTTCATGGTGTGCTAAAGGATATTGTTTCTGATCGTGAATCAAGGTTTATATCTAAGTTCTTGCAGGAATTACAATCTTTTATGGGGACTCAGTTGAGATGAGCACATCATTTCATCCAGCATtagatgggcagacagagagaactattcaaactttggaggatatgctgagagcttgtgtgatggagtttggtggatcATGAGaggagaggttggatttgatcgagttttcttataataacagttatcatgctagtattggcatggcacttTTTGAAGTGTTGTATGAGAGATGCAGGAGTCCAGTGTGTTGGGATGAAAGAGCAGATGCAGTTGTGTTAGGACCAGAGATGATACAGGAAATGGTAGAGCAAGTGCACATTATTCGTCAGAAGATGCGTGCGGCGCAGGATAGACAAAAAAGCTATGCAGATTTGAAAAGAAATGATATAGAATTTGTTGTGGGAGATAAAGTGTTGTTAAAAGTGTCTCCAATGAGAGGAGTGATAAGGTttgggaagaaaaggaagctgagtcagaagtatattgggccatatgagatcttagaaaGAGTTGGAGAGGTGGCTTACCGTTTACCACTACCTACAGCATTGGATAGGGTCCATAATGTATTTCATGTTTTACAGTtaaggaagtatgtgagtgatcctactcTTGTACTAGAGCTTGAGCATATTGAGATTGATGAGCAGTTGTCTTATGTTGACGAGCCTAAGGAGATCTTGGATAGAAAAGTGAGGAAGACTCGTAATGGTGAGACAACATTGCTGaaggttttatggtctaatcacaAGGTGAAAGAAGCTACATGGGAAGCTGAAGCTGCAATGCGAGACAAGTATCCTAGTATTTTTGTTTAAGTTAGTTGGTTATGGGTATGTAACCCATTTTTTAGGGGGATAGGATGTAACATCTCGTATTTTATGACATTTTTATGATAGTTTGATAATAAAAGTACTTTGTGAGgaatttaattaaaataatttgtGTTATCATTTCAGTTATTTGGTGTTTTTGGttaacttcggggatgaagttctttttaaggagggaagactgtaataccccgtatttaagACGGTAGAAATATATTAAAATGtgttaaatgatatttaataatttaattaattaaataattaagatGTAAGACgggaataaaataaataaataatgtgGAGACGGAAATTGAAGGAGCCGTGTATGGCACGTGTGTGAGGCGTGTGGTGTAGGGTTGATGACGGAATTATAATTgtatactactactaataatatgtaataaaaataaaagaaaaagaataatAAGAGAATTGGAATTGGGAAACTTCCTCCCCCTTTCCTTCCTACATCAATATATAAGCTCATCCACCTAGCCCATAATCTTATACAAcataaaaacacaaataattgACCTAAGGCAAGGGAGAAGATCTAAGGGAGAAAAATAGAAGAATTTATTAGAGAActatcgcctcaaggtaagatcgtcgtaatttatgtttatatcaCGCTattcaattaatttattctatatGCACCGTATAGACCACCGTATATAACGCCGTTGACCTTAGTAGCTGCCTTAGACAGCCGTGACTTTAGTAAGACCTGTGTTGACCGTCTttgaccaccgtgggtggcgGATAGGGTGTCTAAAGGGCGGTTGTTGTGGGtatttaagacggaatttataCCTTGTATGTATGTCGATTAGACGTGGGACCTGGGTGGTTGGCTTTGTCGGCGATGGGCGCCTCTAGTGGTTGTGTCGGGGTGGTTGCAGGCAGTGGTTGGTACGGCGGTGGTCGGGTAGTGGTTATTGCGAGGTGTTTGTGTTGTAAACGGGTTGTGGGTTGTCTTGGGTTTGCTGTGGACTTACCTGGGCTGTCGTGGCAGGTGGtggaaccaccgtgggtcaagggagaccacggtggtggcaaCTAGTTGTCGTGGGGTGGTTATGAGTGGTGAGtgtttgttggtgttgttgttgtgtcgTGTTTAAAGAGGTTAGTTAGGGCGTGTTGGTAAGGGTTGAGTGGTGACGGTGATGGCTGGTGGTGTCGGTTATAGGTGGGTTTAGGCGGGGTGTTTGTCACGGTTTAGAAACCGTGTATGTGGGGGTTTATGGTTAGTGTTTTAACGGGCTGTTTGGGTATTGAGGTTTaatttttaagacgggttttgcgTAATTTTTTACACGGGTaaatatttaatataattaaattataaatgattaaattataataatgaattgaataattaataattaaattataaatattgtatttaggtgacggatttgaaGTGGAGTACTTTGGATTATTTTCTTGGACTCCTTTATTGTATTATGCTGCTAAGgtaggttatctactcaacttgaatgTGTATTGGTGAAATTTATCAGTTCAATATTAATTGGAATTagatgttggttgttggatgattattcttattgtttttccgttaaattatttttatccatattgcatttttgtattgttgttgtttgaaGACACggaccactttgtaacacccctatacactAAGGTGCCTTGCCAAGACCACCTTAGGCatagaagtgctaccatctcggttacccgatgcAATATATATcaaaattgaccataaaagaacatactttagataaataagtttaacGAGATTACATAACCAAAACTGAAAAGTGAAATACAACTTTTCTTAAAACTGTAAACCAACTAAGTGAAACTGTCTTAAcaaacacaacggaagactaaagactcttatatgtgatgactccatccccagctagatcccgcgcgtatccaagatatacctgtcaaacaactgctcaccacccccgaatggatcaccacagtttttaaaacatttaaacggggtcagttactgattacacaaaacacaatatataagatacaacacgcacattacccaaactccgtcacaactccacacacctgactacacactaaagtgtgtagtcctgccagaatacccatcgcaaaagATATTCCTCGCCGCTAGtcgggggaccgcaaccgttcccacctaagccccgctcatctcatccgagcgataacccatgttcctaaatgtgcacatcccatctgtggcgggttccacagagggcgaatcaagggcgtgaagccactcccgcaagtgactccattcagccgaggacgcacctcgcaaaccacagataagcaatcacaaccaaccacattatacaacaacaattaccaactaccaacttcaatatgacataaatcaacaacaatgatcaaccatcaacaatactatgtaaacaataaccgagtagggaaatcctacctggaaaagcaatcaccaagatcgtcacaatcagctaatcaaaaccgttcttcaacgaaatcacctcctatcaaacatacaatcatacaatcaccatctaataatcactatactcccaaaacccccaatttacccaattagggttttaaccaaaatcaaataaatgataaaaaaaaactatactaggatcttacccacaagatgacggtctcaacggcgtaaagaacacaacgatccgacgactctagcccttaggatttgattaaAATGTGAGAGAATGATGCAATGtagttttgttttcttttgtgaaGGTTTTAAAACAAAGTAGAAAggtaaaagaaactgacggaaatCTTTATATAACCTTTTCACGCATTTCTGTCAAACCCGGCAAAACCTGTATAACtcgacttacttgatcgagtgagttACTTACTCGAAcgagtgacacctactcgatcgagtaccccacttactcgatcgagtacccatcagacagtacaGTGTTTCGAAACCAAAACTTACTTACTTgatagagtaagccttactcgatagagtacccaacagtatagaaaaccgtagtattacaattttccctccttaaaacgaacttcgtccccgaagttcaaacccaacctataaaacatgaactcctaaccttaactccaccaactatgtctacctccacaacatggctcacgatatcgtatcaactacattatagcctctcgacCGTAACTCCATACACTATCGAATACCATTCAtaaacgccgctagctccgtttcattaacatattatccactatcaaatccaacatCAAGAATATCCACCAaccaagatcaaccaccaaaccgaatgttacattctaccacccttaaaatgaacttcgtcctcaaagtttactaacactcataaacatcatcatcttACTGTCAgcactatcgaagtttactcatactcctaaacatcatactactacaagcacggtcatgacctttaataaatcaaccacaacaaagatccatcatttatgctacaccaacactctacttccaattatactacaacatatacaaccatcaaactctctttgtcgcatcctactcctcttaagataaacgttacgtcctcgtaacccactaatactaaatccatAGTTGTATCTTCTCATCACCACCCCATGTGAATGATAACCGCCTATAAACTCAACacttacaaccattcctatatctagGGCTCTCTTACtttaacagttctcatacctcaatttattcggcacaccacctaacctataccacaaaatccttagcataaccaatactccaactcttccacattaccgcaaaatgacatacctctctatataaagcacctatctccaaaagcatactcacgatccacacttgtttcacacactcatactagatcctcaagttcttttcttttattatcgcaaaactcatccataacttaacatgatactaattcccaacactctatactcactgtctcaataaACGATTATGAACCATCTGCATCTTCCAAATCAGTACAGCACATGTTCCACAAATTACTTCCAttactatgtccaccaatgcctcatctaaaacaaggtcaaaaatactgtaacaacctctcacaactgtgtcccataaacagaatattactatatcaCGACAACAACTGAAACAtaaccaactctctttcatatcatactctaccctcactcctaagtcgaaactggtaagaaacatcaataaacaaaacaaccgtcgatctgtccaaactgaaactcgcaggaaacagcagtaaacaaaacaacaatttatataactggtatacactttcgaaaactcgtttCATAAGTATCccgtctactccaccacaaccgatgacggcatcgcatcaccgccaccaacagacgcaccgcagcgcgaaattACCCGCTTCACTACACGAAGTACCGTgaccggatcaccacccgaggcacaacaaccacatcgatagtcatcgcaacttataaaatatcataaacactgactcagtataactagatctcaacgcaacatattacacggaataaacagataagaacctcatgaatatcatccacaccatttcacggaataaacatatattatgaatacacatacaagtataactagccatgctagATCACcgaaactatcacttttgaatatcattccattaggttaccgtacccaacatacattacaaaacattcagataacaactttataactatcacaccataccacttctcgtgaggtcagaacctcacaataacatttatacacatcatagacccggattcacatccaactagtcaatcctgatcacgtaagttaccacttgataaaggttacctctctcccgagcttaactcgtatgcccctcatagcacattctcccattcgcataaccatcacttCCTACCAATTATAACCATACCGCTAATACCCCACTACTAGCAACCCCcgcctataaccacatcttatacttcctcacaagtcacaaccgtacttatcaatccggcctctacaaaatcaacctctttagaattgctatctttcttatctatcatcacccttaccCACCAGTGAcaacaccaccacaccaccactaTTCGTATAAGagatctcttacactcacctctaactATAACAGttcctttcctatcttcggttagctttccaaataacgaacgtcaaatccatcaacaaaaatttacctcaacattcttcccaattctatccttaattgtatcgtcacctaactctccaccaaaatctcatatcgtgcagatactctaccaacttcttactcccttaattcctcgaaactcatgactaacatgttgttctgaactcctatataaccactaAATCACGTCCTTATGATAGTGTCGTACATCTCGACGATCCCTTACTTCTATATTACATACTCCGGTCCACATTCTcctagtttactcccctcatttGTTTTtgtacactcgacaaaatcaattaacaattcaactacttattccttctacctaactctttagtgctccggttaccttctcattgctccaaaactcaaatccctttatttcatatgagtaccatctcactctttcttaccatggatcttctctcatcatgctatcactcacactcatCACCAATCCGTCCACACAAGCAAAGTTTACTTTTCACCCTTTTTTTcctctagaaaccaaaactcaTTACATACTGTTACTTGcctaaggaaatcacacattagtttcacctcttgataatacaaattcttAAACTCGACCATTACCTATACATCGCAGCATGACTTGATCTCACTTTAAACCATTGGTTTCCATCTCTCTATAATGACCTTCCATCAATTATAACCGTAatcaacacaatcctaaccatctccctccataaatccctACACATCCCTATTTTCCACTATTttcatccctcatttcaatcttttcattctcacgttccataaacttacatcactccttgctcatatacacttacctttacattactcaaattcGCAATTATACCAATCACCACGTctcacaaaacttgcaccatgcctcaatagccttaccaatcttccttttcttttttcactatctatcaggaccaacacatacgtaaaacaatgcataaagaagcaaaataacaactttgaattaagcataatatgcgacgaagtcaaaagataagcatatgacccaaaacaggggtcactagatcgagtgcagcctactcgatcgagtaggtaaaggTCACAAGCACGTATaagaaattaccagggctacttgatcgagtaagggttactcgatcgagtaacaagaggtgcactcgatcgagtaagggccactcgatcgagtaccctgcgcagttctcagcactgtccaattttcgtaaaatggtcatattctcactcgtttcttggtcattttgggcgtgtgacctatctttAGAATCGAaaaagaacaagatatcaccttcaattggaatcacatcaaaatcatatatacatctcaagttataacagtttaaagataaCTTCGTtgtaatcggacaacataactatttgatttttacttccaaacaacttaaataacaacaaattaaaaaaaataactcAATGcgcataaaaccagtatccctaaccacatgttactatcttcaaaagccaagcgacaacatccatcatgcacatatattattcaacttatcaatcatgtactacccacatgctttaactttataacttttcgtaaaacaaaacatacttatACATTACAACTCATATTctcatgttactaatacaacaatattacaactccacttcgtcacctaaacatattcttaatcacgaaattcatattctcatgcaattgtcactccatgttttccaatcaattcatccattacaaccacattcttcatccaaCATGTACAtatgaaacaacagtaaacaagtatataactttattatataactttatgCAAACAAAATCATGTATACTCATATCACatccctaatcacatgttactagtatagccaCTTTATAAATTCTCCCTTTCATCACATAACTgttaaaaatctatatctcattatactcaacatattcatatatgttacaattaatttagtcataaaattaatttagatcttatgcatgcaaacataaataaagataaaaaagaaatcgttttccttacatttagaaatcggatatatgggcacaaatcgttttccttacataattcaagtttagaatccctcccaaggaataatacccaagataacctcttaaaaattaatattattaatactagaacaatattaatttaactaaaatgacccaaaactattgttttgacctcttggaatttcggtcaagagggaggaatattggagtaatttttatctctctaaaattctttaGTTTTAGatgtgtaagaatgaataatacactagtattgcatgtagtgtatattaggtaaattatagagaaaaacccttggcttttctctatgacaaaaccgggtggggtggggtggtaatggccaatgcatgatcaaggtgctcttcacaagagtaactaggtatgcatggcatGAAATTAGGTAAATGGTTATGCTTTTCactcaaaaataatcaacacaatatttagcctaatacaccctctatttcggtccatttaagataaaatggattccattttatctttgtcaatttatcaatttgtcacatgtcacaagtcatgtaaaattgtcatgcatttttaacatattaaaaatcaacgtattaataaaaatacgtcatgtacaaaatcgacttagtaattcataattacttttaCCAAAgcaatttaccaattataaatcacaacatcttgtatttataataaattattcatttaattgtttccgtaaacaataatttcatctaagcaataaaacaattcgattacttcgaccgtatcttatttaatcaaattacaatgagatacgtaaatattacttccaaaatcgtccgtcaattttaagtaatttaattaactcgtatcgccTTACGATCatttaaatattcaattaagagtgttaccctttaggtatgacctaaggggatcaactgatcaccaccgtcgcacgacagtaatgtcaaactctagtcagctaatcattaccgatatgtgtggaccagttgacagtaaaatattaattaccacatgtattcttaaaatgagatttaaacatttgatcatcatgatcgacagttgtgatcgcattattgtcggaggacacatattccaacaataacatgctcttaatcataaatcatattcttatgcagtaattacttcatcttttcccaccacatcctccattcaaTCACATCTCATTCATCCATCATATTCATATAAACATACCATTCATTATATATATGCAACATAACTGAAATAAACACATAGCAATCCTAtaacacaccccatagtgaccggtttaaagttgtagggcgagttcacgactttaggacgtctcccaagcctttgcattagctcctaacaactcctacccgatttcattttagtttgactctctacattcattgggttcatgttggagtatgtgtcctcaacaataatgcaatcacatagttaaatctcatataaaataatacataagggatgattcaatatatggtcaaatgatcaacattaattggtaatgattggctgactagagtttgacgttactgtcgtttgacggatcccttaaggtcacacctataggacaattcccttaactgataagttaattaattgtatgttgatacagattaattaaatccttaaattgaacaaatttttatcaatgagtgagaattatatatcttactgtaatgtgattaaataagattcaatttagtaattaatatgttatattactaaaattgattaatgtttataaaacatttgagataagagtaattagttagttataattacaaatgttgtagattatattaactaaattcaatatgacccattttacatacatgtaattgtgaattacttgttaatttgttaaatgtaatttatttgatttaaaatgatatttagtttgttaaatatgcattaaaatgtcTAATGACATGTTATATGTTACATGACCTACAATATTACATTTGacaaatttcaaaaataaaatggaagtccattttatgttAAGGGAGCCGGTTTTATAATGGGTAGGTTAGGGTTGTgtagttgattattttaatagGTTAAATATAATCATTACACCTATCTCCATTAAACCTACTCTACTGTTTTTggtaagacaaaaaggaaaaagcatGCCCTTCCCAAGGGCCTAAAAACCGGCACCCCCCTCCCCTTTTAATATGAGATTAGTTCTCATTTTTAATGTGTGGAAACTCTTATGCTCTCACTCTTTTCTTATCTCATAAATTAGTTTATGTtcataatttttttcaaaaaaaatctaATATTATTATCACAAGAATATTAAATGTAGTATTTATATTAATACTAGATTTAATAATTTAAGGTTACtagtaatattatctagttaataatattattagtgttaagggtaagtcttgggtgcaactaagaagagagtttctaatttggaacttggaggatcatcctaatgttattaagctcaagaacaaggttaggAAGGTGTCCTACGTTGTGCCCAAATCAATCGGTCCACCATTTAGTAAGGATAAATCCgttttttctccttatttcatttatttacatattgcatgcaactagatctatTATTCTAAATCAGTGACTAATTTAGaaactaattagaggagtctaattacgggttaaagaacctaacaattggtatcagagctttgttgatgcatgcaaatcgttttttttttttgagttttttacgagttatttgatgactaaaataaaaaccgaaATCTTTGTGTCTATATAGTATATGCACGAAATTTTTCATGCATGAAtaaattctggtcctaaaatgttttaggtcattttagatgatttatgggatttttttgcttatttttataatttattggataataataacattttaatgagtaaaatggtTGTTTAATAACTAAAAAAGGTTATTTGTTGTTTCTGGCCACGAAAGTTTAATATGATCTCTCATGAAtaatttacttattgtatgtaaaatttgagattaatgtgattatttttgaataatttatgattttaatggttaaaatagaataaatcgagattatataagcaaaaaatagctaaaacgaaatttatggcatgaaattttttcccaTAGTTGCCCATATATTTAGAACCTCGgatttgaaaaaagaaaaatcaattttgttaattttgtgtgtttattgattttttatgtgataaaatcgataaaatgcaacgttattagtcataaaattaaatt
This sequence is a window from Silene latifolia isolate original U9 population chromosome 8, ASM4854445v1, whole genome shotgun sequence. Protein-coding genes within it:
- the LOC141595020 gene encoding uncharacterized protein LOC141595020, with product MKKEVPEFVERCLVCQRVKGEYKRPQGKVESLDVREWKWDSISMDFIVGLPKTQRRSNMTWVIVDRLTKLAHFIPMKDTWSKAELAKAYVKNVVNLHGVLKDIVSDRESRSPVCWDERADAVVLGPEMIQEMVEQVHIIRQKMRAAQDRQKSYADLKRNDIEFVVGDKVLLKVSPMRGLRKYVSDPTLVLELEHIEIDEQLSYVDEPKEILDRKVRKTRNGETTLLKVLWSNHKVKEATWEAEAAMRDKYPSIFV